Proteins found in one Candidatus Micrarchaeota archaeon genomic segment:
- a CDS encoding HEAT repeat domain-containing protein has translation METNDIEKWFKLTYDEDPKVRLRAAKELAKYPDSPLSIFALFELSYDKDEKVKEFAVRTLKELKLRSNGDEDNKYSLSNLLAHEKGETDHDRELIERRAEKIKEQLMPAIESYYFQNLSKEEVERVKSMVMPSLEKLFERLAVLELTGDREQAERLRKFVTGQEKGTDRVEGKGSEKESGEPKPSVGDKSTLPDRRSQPTLFELVEEDEDQLPEEYKEYLDVMSQIERIVPISPSKKSVTPPQVHPHPSPSRNKNLSEDPVMDYLIGQAMTVYSLPQTSPSMVKREMKRLIKEMELKVKSAFDIAKHKFKHREIKSLADLKDGMSNVYTGDLKVTLVEDKSFKLNKRTVHRIRLEVEDQYGNTFPVYLKGSKGRGIYEGDTIRFEGASVQTFPATGETVLVIDKKGKVVLTR, from the coding sequence ATGGAAACGAACGATATTGAGAAATGGTTTAAACTCACCTATGATGAAGACCCGAAGGTCAGACTGCGTGCCGCCAAAGAACTTGCCAAATATCCCGATTCGCCGTTATCGATATTTGCTCTCTTCGAACTGAGTTACGATAAAGACGAGAAAGTTAAAGAGTTTGCAGTACGGACCCTTAAAGAACTCAAACTTAGGTCTAACGGTGATGAAGATAACAAATATTCTTTAAGCAACCTCCTTGCTCACGAAAAGGGCGAGACAGACCATGACCGTGAACTGATCGAGAGACGAGCCGAGAAGATTAAAGAACAACTCATGCCTGCAATCGAAAGTTACTATTTTCAAAACCTTAGCAAGGAAGAGGTTGAACGGGTTAAATCTATGGTCATGCCGTCTCTTGAGAAACTGTTTGAAAGGTTAGCGGTGCTGGAACTGACAGGGGACCGTGAGCAGGCGGAAAGGTTAAGAAAGTTCGTCACAGGTCAGGAGAAAGGTACGGACCGTGTTGAGGGGAAGGGTTCTGAGAAAGAGTCCGGGGAACCGAAACCCTCTGTTGGAGACAAATCAACTCTTCCGGACAGGAGAAGTCAACCGACATTGTTCGAACTTGTCGAAGAGGATGAGGACCAGTTGCCCGAAGAATACAAAGAGTATCTGGATGTGATGTCGCAGATCGAACGGATCGTTCCCATCTCACCATCAAAGAAATCGGTTACCCCTCCGCAGGTGCATCCTCACCCGTCCCCCTCACGAAACAAAAATCTATCAGAAGACCCGGTCATGGATTATCTGATCGGTCAGGCGATGACCGTTTACAGTCTTCCTCAAACATCTCCGAGTATGGTTAAACGCGAGATGAAACGTCTGATCAAAGAGATGGAGTTGAAGGTTAAATCTGCGTTTGACATTGCCAAACACAAGTTCAAGCACCGGGAGATAAAATCTTTGGCAGACCTCAAAGACGGTATGAGCAACGTATACACTGGCGACCTTAAAGTGACGCTGGTTGAAGATAAATCATTTAAACTCAATAAAAGGACAGTGCACCGTATACGTTTGGAGGTAGAAGACCAGTACGGGAACACGTTTCCCGTGTATTTAAAAGGTAGCAAAGGAAGGGGGATCTACGAAGGTGACACGATCAGGTTTGAGGGCGCATCTGTCCAGACATTTCCAG